The Nitrospiraceae bacterium genome segment ACCTTGAAGTAATCTTTTTCAAGCTCTCTTATTAAGACTGAGATATTAATATGCTTCATCATCTGCGTAAAGTTAGGAAAATTTTCCGTGTCTGCTGGATCAGCGCCAATGCCTTTGAACATTGCATCAGTGACTGTTGTGATTGCAACATCATCATAAATCTCAACAGTGTTCAAGGTATTGAGAAGTAATCTGAATCTGTTCTCAGACCAGCTCTGGTAGAGATTCTCCGAAACAAATGCAGGGTCAACGCCGATTTCTATAAGCTCTGCGCCTATTCTCAGAACCTCAGGAGTTGTATTGCTGTATCTGAAAGTCCCTGTGTCAATAGAGATTGCAGCATAGAGATTGGTAGCGATCTCTTTTGTTATGTTTATGCCTAATTCTTTAATTACATGATATATCATTGCGCCTGTTGCAGGGGCATTGGGTTCTATCCATCTGACATCACCAAAGCCGTTCTCTGTTTCATGATGATCAATAACTGCTGAAATAGAAAAGTTTAAATCACTAAGTCCTGCTCTTTCAGGTTTATTGCAATCAACAAGAACAAGCGGAGCAGAAGGATTAATGTCTGGCAGAGAGGAAACGAAATTTTCATATCCAGGGAGAAATCTGCATGCAGGAGGTACAGGATCCTTATCGTATATAATTGTTTTTTTCCCGAGAGATTCAATGGCCATTGAGAGTGCAAGTGATGAGCCAATAGCATCTGCTTCAGGACTTATGTGAGTTGCTATTAGGAAATGAGTTTCCTTTTTCAGAAAAGTTATAAGTTGTTTTGGTACTTTCAATTTTTGTCTCGAATATCTTTTAATAATTTTTCTATTTTGCTTCCGTATTCAATTGATGCATCAATCCTGAATGAGATGCTGGGAATGAATTTCATCTTCAGGCGTTTTGATAATTCAGAGCGTATAAATCCTTTAGCAGTATTTAACACGTCAAAAGTTATTTTTTTTTCTTCTTCTTTCAGAATGCTTATGAATATTTTTGCATGCTTGAGGTCGTCGGTTATCTCTGCGCCTGTAACAGTGATGAATCCGATGCGAGGATCCTTTACCTTGTTCATTATTATGTCAGCAATCTCTTCTCTTATCAGGTCGCCGACTCTCTGTGAGCGTTTATATGGGAGCATAGGTTTAAGTTAAGACTTACAGTTAAAAGCAGAAAAGCTCAATATGCCTTTAACTTTTTATTTACAGTTTCGCTGCTATTTTCTCTATTATAAAGTTTTCGAGTATGTCGCCAGCCTTAAGGTCATTGTAATTCTCGATCATTATTCCGCATTCATATCCTGTTTGAACTGATTTTACGTCTTCCTTGAATCTCTTAAGCGATGAGATCTTGCCTGTGTAAACTACAATATTGTCTCTAATTATTCTTATCCCGTCGCTTACACGGTTGATAGTTCCGTCAATAACATGGCAGCCTGCAATAGTTCCGAGTCTCGATACCTGATATGTTTGTCTGACCTCTGCTCTTCCAAGAATCTTTTCTTTTAATGTAGGTTCAAGCAGTCCTTCAAGCGCCTTTCTGACATCCTCTATTGCTTCGTAGATTATGTTATAAAGCCTTATATCAACGCCTTCTCTTTCTGCGAGCTGTGAGGCCTTTAATTCAGGTCTTACATTAAAACCGATGATGATCGCATTTGATGCAGCAGCAAGTATGATATCGGATTCATTTATACCGCCTACAGTTGAATGAATAACTCTTACTTTTACCTGCGGATGTATAATATTTTCAAATGCTTCTCTTATTGCCTCAACAGAACCCTGAACATCAGCTTTGAGTATCAGGTTTAATTCTTTTATTTCGCCTTCTTTTATCTTTGCATAAAGCTCATCTAGTGTGAGTTTCCTTCCTTTTGCTAGTTCTGCCTGTCTTTCTTTATGTAACCTTGTGAGAGCGATCTGTCTAGCCCATTTCTCATCCTCAACAGCATTGAATACCTCGCCTGCGGTTGGGACAGACGGGAATCCTATTACCTCGATAGGCGTTGATGGTCCGGCTTCATTTATGCGCTTGCCAGTGTCATCAATAAGCGCTCTGACTTTTCCAACGCTTTTTCCAGCAAGAAATGCATCTCCAACATGCAAAGTTCCTGCCTGAATAAGCACAGTTGCCACAGGGCCCCTGCCTTTGTCTAGCTTTGCTTCTATGATTGTGCCTTTTGCCAATTTATCAGGATTTGCCTTGAGTTCTATAACCTCTGCCTGAAGAAGTATCATCTCGAGAAGGTGCTCAATTCCCAGTCTCTGTTTGGCAGAGACCTCGGCGAAAATATTCTGGCCGCCCCAATCTTCGGAAAGAATTCCCTGTTCTGCGAGCTCTGTTTTTACTTTCTGCAGATTGGCCTCAGGCTTATCGATCTTGTTTATGGCGACTATGATAGGGACATTTGCTGCTTTTGCATGATTGATCGCCTCGACTGTTTGCGGCATAACACCGTCATCAGCAGCAACAACAAGGATAACAATGTCTGTTACCTTTGCGCCGCGCGCCCTTAAAGCAGTAAATGCCTCATGGCCGGGAGTATCCAGAAACACTATATCCTTATTTTTTATGGTAATTTTATATGCGCCAATATGTTGTGTAATACCGCCTGCTTCTGTCTCCGTAACCTTGGTCTCTCTGATTACGTCAAGCAGAGATGTCTTGCCATGGTCAACATGACCCATGATTGTTACAACGGGAGGTCTTGGTTTGAGCTTTGTTACATCCTCTTCCTGAACCTCTTGGATCAGCTCATCATCTGCACGGGCTATCTCGAGTTTCACGCCAAAACCTTCTGCAACAAGCAATGCAGCATCAACATCAATAGGCTGGTTAATCGTAGCCATGAAACCAATATCCATTAATTTTCTTATAACATCAGAGGACTTCACGCTGATAAGCTCTGCGAAATCTTTTACTGTTGTGCCCTCTCGGAGCTTCAGGGTTTTTTTCCTCTGTATTACCTGCTGCAGCAGCTGCGGCTTCAGTTCTTCCTTGGAGTATGGTTTGGATCTTAATTGTCTTTTAAAGGTTTTGGGTTCAACCCATTTCTTGGTTTCTATTTTTCTTATTGCCTGGAATGCCCTCTGCATCTGAGGTTTTCCTTTTAGTTTCTCAACCTTTTCTGTTTCTATCTCTTTCATGAATCTGTCAGGAACCTTGAGTTCAATAACTTCTTCCGGCAAAGGGGCAGCTCCCTCTTCTATTATTTTTTTGATTATCTCAGGCTGTTCTTCGATTCTTGCAGTTTCTGATTTCTTTTCAGCAGGGCTTGTTTTTTTAGGCATTTCTGTTTTTTTCTTGCCAGTTTTTTGAACTGTATGTGCAACGATTTGTGAAGGGACAGTTACAGCAGGAGCAGATTTAATTTCTACTGCTTTTTTCTCGGGCTTTGAAAGCTTTATCCTAGACGTTTTTTTCTCGTCAGGCTCTACTTCCTTTTTTTTCCCCTCTGTTTTTTTCTTTTCAGCGGGTTTTTTCTTTTCTATTTTTTCTGTTTGCTCAGTTTTTGCAGCAGTTTTTTTTGCAGTTGCTTTAGACGGAGCTGAAGCAGGTTTTTTCTTTAGCTGCTTTTCTATTTTTTCAGCGATCTCAGACTCAACTGAGGCAGCAGCTGATTTTACAGTTATTCCAAGCGCTGAGAGTGCGCTTATTATTTCTTTGGAGCCGACTTCAAGCTTCTTGGCAAGCTCGCTGACTTTAATTTTAGACATAATTAATAACAACCCTTTCTATATTATAAACCCTTGTAACATCAATCCCAAAATGTTATCATAAAAAACCTTGATAAAGCAATTTTAATAAATAAGCTGTTCAGGAAGGAGGAAACATTAATGGCACACTGTGTTGTATGCGGAAAAAAGAGATCAACTGGCAATAATGTAAGCCATGCAAATAATAGAACAAAGAAACAAATAATGCCAAATCTTCAGCGCACAAAAATAACTGTTAGTGGAGCTACAAAAAGGGCGTATGTCTGCACGAGATGTCTGCGTTCAGGCAAGGTTAAAAAGGCTGTTTAGTGAGACGGGCGGATTTTCTTCTAGCCCCTATTTTAAGAAATATTGGCATCAGCGAAGATGTCCATCTTTTAAAGATAAAAATGGAATGGTCTGAGATATTTGAAAAGCCTTTGTCTTTTCATACATCGCCGGCAGCACTGAAAGAAAGCGAGCTTCTTATAAATGTTGATTCAGCTGTCTGGATGCAGGAACTCAGTTTTTACAAAGAGACGATAGTCAAGAAGCTGAATAGATTTGGGATAAAGTCTGTGCGGTTAAAAATTGGCAGGGTCTTTCCATACAAGAAACAGAGCGGCCCGAAACCTGAGATGCGCAGGATGACAATAGACGACAAAGCATTTATTGAAAACACTGTTTCAGTGATTCCAGAAGAAGATTTAAAAGTACAAATAAAAAAAGCAATAGAAAAGTCTCTAACATTTAAGAGGTCTGCGTAGATTATGAAAAAAATATTTCTTACAATCATTGCTTTGACCATGCTTACAGCCTGCGGTTCAGAAGTTAAAAAAGTCACGGAAGAATCAGAGACTGCAAAAGAAGTCTTTGCTGTTGCAGAGACGATAAAAGATGCTTACCTTAAAAGAGATCTCTCTACTATAGAGAAGAATGCAACAAAAGAAGGCTACAGAGAAATACTCGGCGCAATAAAACATTTTGACACAGCAGAGCTGACTTTTGAGAACAAATGGGTTGATATAGATAAATCCTCAGTCACACTCAGAGTAGCATGGAGCGGAAAGTGGACTCTCAGGAAGCAGGAAATAGAAGAGCGCGGAACAGCAATTTTTATATTTGAACCGGGTTCATTAAAGCTTCGCAAGATCCTCAGGGTTAATCCATTCAGACAGCCGGAATAAAAATTATTTACACGAACCGCAGGTGCCTTTAGCGCATGAAGAACATTCTGAAGAACTCGAACCTGCGAAAGGTTTTTCAACGCCGCTCATGCCAAATGCTGACATCTTTTTTTTAATATCGCTTGAGTCACACTTCGGACATTTAACAGCCTGATTTCCAAAAACGAGTTTTTCGAATTCCTCACAGCATTTATTGCATTTGTATTCGTATATAGGCATTTGATCCTCTGTTATTTTTTTGGAACTTTCTCCCAGTCTTTCAAAAACTTTTCTATTCCAATATCTGTAAGCGGATGTTTTATGAGTTGTGCAATTACTGAATACGGAATTGTTGCGACATGCGCGCCCATTTTTGCAGCTTCTATAACATGCAATGGATTTCTTATGCTTGCAACAATTATCTGTGTATCGAACATGTAATTGTCATAGATGTCCATTATCTCGGCTATTAAATTCATACCGTTATGGCTGATGTCATCGAGCCTTCCAACAAAAGGGCTCACATATGTTGCGCCTGCTTTTGCAGCAAGCAGAGCCTGACTTGAGGAAAATACCAAGGTTACATTAGTCTTTATTCCCATCGCTGTAAGTTTTTTTACTGCTCTCAGTCCGTCTTCTGTCATTGGTATCTTAACAACTATATTTTCATGAATCTTGGAAAGAGATTCGCCTTCTTTTATCATCTCATCGGATTTCAAACTTATTGCCTCTGCGCTTACCGGACCGTCCACAACACTGCATATCTCTTTTAAAATAGTGAGAGGATCTCTGCCCTCTTTTGAAATAAGGGATGGGTTTGTTGTAACGCCGTCTATTACTCCGACATCCCATGCTTTTTTTATCTCGTTAATGTTTGCTGTGTCGATAAAGAATTTCATTTTTCCCCCTGATTTAAATGTTAGAAAGACTTTATATTATAACGCATCGCTTCCGCAATATGCTTCTTCAATAAGTTCTATGATATGAAATACAGGCATTTTATCTGACACCTTGCTGAACTGCATCATGCAGCCTGGACAGGAGGTGATAATTGAGTGTGCTCCTGTTTTTTTGTAATTTTTGATCTGCTTGTCCAGCATTTTTTTAGAAATATCTTCGAACGAGAGGCTGAATGTTCCACCAAATCCGCAGCAGCCTTTTTCTTCCGTCTCAGTAAGAGAAAGTCCGATTGTCTTGAGAATTTCACGCGGCTCATTTTTTATCCCCAACTCATGGATCATATGGCAGGGGTCATGATATGTGAAGGTCAAAGGATGTTTTTTAATCGGCGATATTTTTTTAAGGTCGAGTTTTTTTAAAAGAAAGGTCGAGGCGTCCTCGGCGTTTTTTATTGCTTCTCCAACGAGCTTAGGATAGTGTTTCTTTATTGCAACAATGCATGTAGGACACAGACTCAGCACAGCTTCGACCTTAAGCTTGTTAAATATGCGGAGATTTTTTTTTGCAGCAGCCTTTGCCTCTTCTTCCAATCCGAGTGTTCTCATTGGAACGCCGCAGCAGACCTCTCCGCTTGGCACTATCACTTCATATCCGGCTTTAAGAAGAATATTTATAAGCGACACGCCTAATGACGGATAGAAATAATTTATGCTGCACCCTGTGAAGATTGCCACTCTTCCTATTGGATCGCTTGGTTTGTATACCTGCTGTGTAACTCTGAACGGAGCCTCAGGAATATTGAAATTAGAGGGTATAAAACCTTTTTTAGAAAGATAAGGAGATATGAAATGTCCAAGACTCTGTAATATTTTATAGCTGAGAGAAGGACTTTTTATAAATGCCCTTGTTAATATTCTATGGAGTTTTCTTTTTTTATCGCTGCGCTTCAATACACGCCGTCCTTTATAAATCTGCTCTGTTATATCAACATTGCTTGGACAAAGATTTGAGCATGCGCCGCATAAAAGGCAGCTGAATATCATATCATTCAATTCTGGCGAGGGTTTTAATCTTTTGAGAAGAAGTTCTCTTAAAAGTATAAGCCTTCCTCTTGCAGCCATTGATTCTGTTTCATCATTGTCATAAGTAGGGCAGTCTGCCTTGCATCCGCCGCACTTAACGCATTTGAGGAGCTCTTTCAGATAAATTTCGTTCAATTCAGGAAATATCCTCGGAGATTTTTATTGTCTCGTTCATTCTCCCGCTTCTGAATTCTTCAAGATCGAGTGAGATGAATTTATAGCCGAGAGATCTGAGTTTTCCCACCACAGATTTTTTTATGTTTTTGTTGAGCATTTTTTTAAAATCATTTTTATTAAGCTCAATCCTTGCAGTATCACCGTGATGCCGTACGCGGAATTCCTTGAACCCAAGAGATTTAATAAAAGATTCTGCTCTGCTTATCTGCTTCAGAGCTTCAAGAGTTATAGCCTCGCCATATGGAAATCTTGATGCAAGGCATGGAGAGGCCGGTCTGTTCCATAACGGGATATTGAGTTTTTTTGATAATTTTTTTATCTCATCTTTTGTAAGTTCTGCTTCGACTAACGGACTCCTAACAAGATATTTACCTGCTGCTTTTCTCCCAGGTCTAAAATCCTTCATATCGTCGAGATTGCTTCCATCAAGAATAAAATCATATCCTTCGTTTGACGCAATCTCTTTTATCTTTGTGAAAAGTTCATCTTTGCAGAAAAAACATCTGTCAGGAGAATTTGACCTGAATTTATCCGAATCCAATTCTGATGTTCCTATTATTCTATGGTCAATGCCGATTTCTCCTGCAAATTTTTTAGCGCATGCAAGATCATCCTCAGGCATTGTCTCTGAAAATGCTGTTACTGCAAGTGCTTTAATGCCGGAGAGTTTTACTGCCTTGATAAGAAATGTGCTGTCAACACCGCCGGAATATGCTATTACAGCAGTTCTCATTTTTTCCAGAATATCTAAGAGTTTTGATAATTTTGTGTATAACATTAAGAAACCTTAAAAAATACAACGTTAAAATCTGAGGTAAATATCTGAAATTTTTAATTCTATAATTAATTAATTCTAGCTCCGTCACAACTGGGTAATCTCGTAGTTTTCCTGATGCAGATGGATATCTTCTTTTATTATTACTTTTATGCCATAACGATTTTCAATATCCTCAAGCCCTTGTCTTTCCTCGTCTGAGAGAAGTTCTGCAACAGACGGATGCGCTGTGACAATAATCTTATCTGTGCTGTGTCTTGCAATCTTAAATAATTTTCTGAATATTTCATAACAGATTGTGCGCGGAGATTTTACATAATTTTTGCCTTCACAATAAGGGCAGGGCTCACAAAGGATTCTTCCAATGCTTTCCCTCACGCGTTTTCTTGTCATCTGTATAAGGCCGAGCTCTGAGATATTGAATATGGTATTTTTTGCCCTGTCTTTTTTCATTGCTTCAAGAAAGGCGTTGAAAACCTTATCCCTGTTTTCAAGTCTCTCCATATCTATGAAATCAATGATTATGATCCCCCCCAGATTTCTGAGCCGTATCTGGTATGCGATTTCCTTGACTGCTTCAAGATTTGTTTTTAATATTGTGTCTTCAAGTCCTTCCTTGCCGACAAATTTCCCGGTGTTTACATCAATTACTGTCATTGCCTCAGTCTGATCTATTACTATATAACCTCCTGATTTCAGCCAAACCCTTCTGCCAAGCGCGCGGGAGAGATCAAGCTCGATGCCGAATGCGTCAAAAATAGGCTCGTTTCCTTCATGCAGAACTATTTTTTCAAGAAGTTTTGGAAAATATGTTTTTACGAATTCCCTTATCTTTTCGTATTCTTCAGGAGAATCAATTATAAGGCGTTCGACTCCCTGTGTAAGCATGTCGCGCACGCTTCTGAAAACAAGATCAAGGTCGCTGTATAAAAGAGCCGGCGCAGATACCTTGTCTTTTTTTCTTTGAATGTTCTCCCATATCAAGATTAGAAATTCAAGATCTCTTTTAAGTTCTTCTTCGCTGCAGCTTTCGCTTGCAGTTCTTATTATCAGACCGTAGCCTTTCGGCTTTATATTCTCAGCAATAGTTTTTAACCGTGTTCTTTCCTCTTCATTGGATATTCTTCTTGAGATTCCTATGTGTTCAACATTAGGCATAAGCACTAAATAGCGGCCAGCTAAGGTTATGTACGATGTAACCCTTGCACCTTTGCTTCCTATGGGATCTTTTGAAACATGAACAAGAATTTCTTGTCCAGACTGGATAATCTCTTCTATCGAAAGATCAGACCTTCCCTGTTGTGATATAAGTTCAAGAGATTCATCTTTTTCTTCATCCTCTAAAAAAGGCGTATATTCTTCAACATCAGTTCTTATGTCAGCAACATAAAGAAATGCCGCCCTTTCCAACCCAATATCGATAAAAGCAGACTGCATTCCCGGAAGTATCTTAACTA includes the following:
- the fsa gene encoding fructose-6-phosphate aldolase, translated to MKFFIDTANINEIKKAWDVGVIDGVTTNPSLISKEGRDPLTILKEICSVVDGPVSAEAISLKSDEMIKEGESLSKIHENIVVKIPMTEDGLRAVKKLTAMGIKTNVTLVFSSSQALLAAKAGATYVSPFVGRLDDISHNGMNLIAEIMDIYDNYMFDTQIIVASIRNPLHVIEAAKMGAHVATIPYSVIAQLIKHPLTDIGIEKFLKDWEKVPKK
- a CDS encoding bifunctional oligoribonuclease/PAP phosphatase NrnA; this encodes MKVPKQLITFLKKETHFLIATHISPEADAIGSSLALSMAIESLGKKTIIYDKDPVPPACRFLPGYENFVSSLPDINPSAPLVLVDCNKPERAGLSDLNFSISAVIDHHETENGFGDVRWIEPNAPATGAMIYHVIKELGINITKEIATNLYAAISIDTGTFRYSNTTPEVLRIGAELIEIGVDPAFVSENLYQSWSENRFRLLLNTLNTVEIYDDVAITTVTDAMFKGIGADPADTENFPNFTQMMKHINISVLIRELEKDYFKVSLRSKNRSINVAKVAEIFNGGGHKNAAGFRIRADLKTLKENILSAIRKKS
- a CDS encoding Rne/Rng family ribonuclease is translated as MSGEILINAEREEVRVGLLEGGQVVEFYVERKRDASLVGNIYKGKVVKILPGMQSAFIDIGLERAAFLYVADIRTDVEEYTPFLEDEEKDESLELISQQGRSDLSIEEIIQSGQEILVHVSKDPIGSKGARVTSYITLAGRYLVLMPNVEHIGISRRISNEEERTRLKTIAENIKPKGYGLIIRTASESCSEEELKRDLEFLILIWENIQRKKDKVSAPALLYSDLDLVFRSVRDMLTQGVERLIIDSPEEYEKIREFVKTYFPKLLEKIVLHEGNEPIFDAFGIELDLSRALGRRVWLKSGGYIVIDQTEAMTVIDVNTGKFVGKEGLEDTILKTNLEAVKEIAYQIRLRNLGGIIIIDFIDMERLENRDKVFNAFLEAMKKDRAKNTIFNISELGLIQMTRKRVRESIGRILCEPCPYCEGKNYVKSPRTICYEIFRKLFKIARHSTDKIIVTAHPSVAELLSDEERQGLEDIENRYGIKVIIKEDIHLHQENYEITQL
- a CDS encoding DUF721 domain-containing protein, with protein sequence MRRADFLLAPILRNIGISEDVHLLKIKMEWSEIFEKPLSFHTSPAALKESELLINVDSAVWMQELSFYKETIVKKLNRFGIKSVRLKIGRVFPYKKQSGPKPEMRRMTIDDKAFIENTVSVIPEEDLKVQIKKAIEKSLTFKRSA
- the rpmB gene encoding 50S ribosomal protein L28; protein product: MAHCVVCGKKRSTGNNVSHANNRTKKQIMPNLQRTKITVSGATKRAYVCTRCLRSGKVKKAV
- a CDS encoding Tim44 domain-containing protein, which produces MKKIFLTIIALTMLTACGSEVKKVTEESETAKEVFAVAETIKDAYLKRDLSTIEKNATKEGYREILGAIKHFDTAELTFENKWVDIDKSSVTLRVAWSGKWTLRKQEIEERGTAIFIFEPGSLKLRKILRVNPFRQPE
- the infB gene encoding translation initiation factor IF-2; translation: MSKIKVSELAKKLEVGSKEIISALSALGITVKSAAASVESEIAEKIEKQLKKKPASAPSKATAKKTAAKTEQTEKIEKKKPAEKKKTEGKKKEVEPDEKKTSRIKLSKPEKKAVEIKSAPAVTVPSQIVAHTVQKTGKKKTEMPKKTSPAEKKSETARIEEQPEIIKKIIEEGAAPLPEEVIELKVPDRFMKEIETEKVEKLKGKPQMQRAFQAIRKIETKKWVEPKTFKRQLRSKPYSKEELKPQLLQQVIQRKKTLKLREGTTVKDFAELISVKSSDVIRKLMDIGFMATINQPIDVDAALLVAEGFGVKLEIARADDELIQEVQEEDVTKLKPRPPVVTIMGHVDHGKTSLLDVIRETKVTETEAGGITQHIGAYKITIKNKDIVFLDTPGHEAFTALRARGAKVTDIVILVVAADDGVMPQTVEAINHAKAANVPIIVAINKIDKPEANLQKVKTELAEQGILSEDWGGQNIFAEVSAKQRLGIEHLLEMILLQAEVIELKANPDKLAKGTIIEAKLDKGRGPVATVLIQAGTLHVGDAFLAGKSVGKVRALIDDTGKRINEAGPSTPIEVIGFPSVPTAGEVFNAVEDEKWARQIALTRLHKERQAELAKGRKLTLDELYAKIKEGEIKELNLILKADVQGSVEAIREAFENIIHPQVKVRVIHSTVGGINESDIILAAASNAIIIGFNVRPELKASQLAEREGVDIRLYNIIYEAIEDVRKALEGLLEPTLKEKILGRAEVRQTYQVSRLGTIAGCHVIDGTINRVSDGIRIIRDNIVVYTGKISSLKRFKEDVKSVQTGYECGIMIENYNDLKAGDILENFIIEKIAAKL
- a CDS encoding (Fe-S)-binding protein, whose amino-acid sequence is MNEIYLKELLKCVKCGGCKADCPTYDNDETESMAARGRLILLRELLLKRLKPSPELNDMIFSCLLCGACSNLCPSNVDITEQIYKGRRVLKRSDKKRKLHRILTRAFIKSPSLSYKILQSLGHFISPYLSKKGFIPSNFNIPEAPFRVTQQVYKPSDPIGRVAIFTGCSINYFYPSLGVSLINILLKAGYEVIVPSGEVCCGVPMRTLGLEEEAKAAAKKNLRIFNKLKVEAVLSLCPTCIVAIKKHYPKLVGEAIKNAEDASTFLLKKLDLKKISPIKKHPLTFTYHDPCHMIHELGIKNEPREILKTIGLSLTETEEKGCCGFGGTFSLSFEDISKKMLDKQIKNYKKTGAHSIITSCPGCMMQFSKVSDKMPVFHIIELIEEAYCGSDAL
- the rbfA gene encoding 30S ribosome-binding factor RbfA, which encodes MLPYKRSQRVGDLIREEIADIIMNKVKDPRIGFITVTGAEITDDLKHAKIFISILKEEEKKITFDVLNTAKGFIRSELSKRLKMKFIPSISFRIDASIEYGSKIEKLLKDIRDKN
- the larE gene encoding ATP-dependent sacrificial sulfur transferase LarE; the protein is MLYTKLSKLLDILEKMRTAVIAYSGGVDSTFLIKAVKLSGIKALAVTAFSETMPEDDLACAKKFAGEIGIDHRIIGTSELDSDKFRSNSPDRCFFCKDELFTKIKEIASNEGYDFILDGSNLDDMKDFRPGRKAAGKYLVRSPLVEAELTKDEIKKLSKKLNIPLWNRPASPCLASRFPYGEAITLEALKQISRAESFIKSLGFKEFRVRHHGDTARIELNKNDFKKMLNKNIKKSVVGKLRSLGYKFISLDLEEFRSGRMNETIKISEDIS